From one Eucalyptus grandis isolate ANBG69807.140 chromosome 9, ASM1654582v1, whole genome shotgun sequence genomic stretch:
- the LOC104418275 gene encoding LOW QUALITY PROTEIN: protein ROOT PRIMORDIUM DEFECTIVE 1 (The sequence of the model RefSeq protein was modified relative to this genomic sequence to represent the inferred CDS: substituted 1 base at 1 genomic stop codon): protein MNWRFIFKPSRCCSSVVITTRTKTTSARNVASRARDPTFEKLMEKYKNLLKVVAIQDLFLASSNPSSSISLDFLNRLSQKLRLNRGAASFICKYPHIFQIFYDTNKSQSFCKLTNAAIEIALEASQAIKASMPLVVDRLLHLLLMTPKKSLPLRAAFKVWRELGLPDDFEDSVISRNSNLFRHCDGHEPNTYILKLADVVPEKSHLTAAVENWRVTECCREDSHVDRTEIRFSFKHGFPPAMRLSKDLKAKVQEWQRLPYVGPYEGIREKRKSKAAIMALEKXAVAIVHEFLSLTMEKIIEVDKISHFRNWFEIDMNIRDLFLDHPGIFYLSTKAKTHTVSSEKLMREDDPNPVYEARRKLLNLVLLGHHAFFSSSPMIRDADQSKVDQFRGKG, encoded by the coding sequence ATGAATTGGAGATTCATTTTTAAACCCTCCAGATGCTGCTCTTCTGTGGTAATAACTACTAGAACCAAGACAACCTCTGCACGGAATGTAGCCTCCAGGGCTAGAGACCCAACATTCGAAAAACTCATGGAGAAGTACAAAAACCTTCTTAAAGTGGTTGCAATTCAAGACCTCTTCCTTGCTTCGAGCAACCcttcatcatcaatttcattgGACTTCCTCAATAGGCTCTCCCAGAAGCTCCGCTTGAATCGTGGTGCTGCCTCCTTCATCTGCAAATACCCCCACATCTTCCAAATATTTTATGATACTAATAAGTCTCAATCCTTTTGCAAATTAACCAATGCTGCCATTGAAATTGCCTTGGAAGCAAGTCAGGCAATCAAAGCATCAATGCCCCTTGTTGTAGACCGATTACTTCACCTTTTATTAATGACTCCAAAAAAGTCTTTGCCACTCCGCGCTGCTTTCAAGGTCTGGAGGGAGCTTGGTCTCCCAGATGACTTTGAGGATTCTGTTATTTCTCGAAATTCCAATCTCTTTAGACATTGTGATGGTCATGAACCAAATACTTATATCTTGAAGTTGGCTGATGTTGTTCCGGAAAAAAGTCATCTCACAGCAGCAGTTGAGAATTGGAGGGTTACTGAGTGTTGTAGGGAAGACAGTCATGTTGATAGAACAGAAATTAGGTTCAGTTTCAAGCATGGTTTTCCTCCGGCAATGAGATTGAGCAAGGACTTGAAAGCTAAGGTTCAGGAATGGCAGAGATTGCCCTATGTGGGGCCATATGAAGGGataagggaaaagagaaagtcTAAGGCTGCAATCATGGCATTGGAAAAATGAGCAGTTGCTATTGTTCATGAATTCTTGAGTCTCACCATGGAAAAGATAATTGAAGTGGACAAGATTAGTCATTTTAGAAATTGGTTTGAAATAGATATGAATATCAGGGACTTGTTCTTGGATCATCCTGGGATATTTTATCTCTCAACCAAGGCGAAAACACACACCGTTTCCTCAGAGAAGCTTATGAGAGAGGATGACCCCAATCCTGTTTATGAGGCAAGGAGAAAGCTCCTTAATTTAGTTCTGCTGGGACATCATGCATTTTTTTCTAGTAGTCCAATGATAAGGGATGCTGACCAGAGCAAAGTGGATCAGTTTCGAGGAAAAGGATGA